The Bradyrhizobium sp. WBAH42 genome includes a window with the following:
- a CDS encoding VOC family protein — MLLKAKVAARLPAKDLDRARAFYSEKLGLEPIEQREGGLRYVCANGEFAIFVSAGTQSGTHTQMGWEVEDIKATVRELRARGVKFEEYDLPGLKTVEGIAQITGNYPSKGTGERDAWFRDSEGNLLGIGQPIRS, encoded by the coding sequence ATGCTATTGAAAGCGAAAGTGGCCGCCCGCCTTCCAGCCAAGGATCTGGATCGGGCTCGGGCGTTCTATTCCGAAAAACTCGGCCTTGAGCCGATCGAACAGCGCGAAGGCGGATTGCGCTATGTCTGCGCAAATGGCGAGTTTGCGATATTCGTCTCAGCTGGCACGCAATCCGGCACGCATACGCAAATGGGCTGGGAAGTCGAGGATATCAAAGCAACAGTGCGCGAGCTTCGCGCGCGAGGAGTCAAATTCGAGGAATATGATCTGCCTGGTCTGAAGACGGTCGAGGGGATTGCCCAAATAACCGGGAACTACCCCAGCAAGGGCACCGGTGAGCGAGATGCGTGGTTCCGCGACAGCGAAGGCAATCTTCTTGGGATCGGTCAGCCAATACGTTCCTGA
- a CDS encoding GcrA family cell cycle regulator, whose amino-acid sequence MGWDAKDIALLKRLWSAGQSAAQIARHLGCSRNAVCGMLNRLGLKRGHKPPTARPQIRPAPKLRPSSAACARPIAQKVSSNTAERKQTKEFSRQQLYAVLAEAVRNTG is encoded by the coding sequence ATGGGATGGGATGCGAAAGACATAGCGCTTCTGAAAAGGCTCTGGTCCGCAGGACAGAGCGCGGCGCAGATTGCGCGCCATCTCGGCTGCAGTCGTAACGCGGTTTGCGGTATGCTGAATCGTCTGGGCCTGAAGCGCGGTCACAAGCCGCCCACAGCACGGCCCCAGATCAGGCCGGCCCCGAAGCTGAGGCCGTCGTCGGCAGCCTGCGCCCGTCCAATCGCGCAGAAGGTGTCATCGAATACAGCAGAGAGGAAGCAGACAAAGGAATTCAGCAGGCAGCAGCTTTACGCCGTTCTGGCTGAGGCGGTCAGAAACACTGGCTAA
- a CDS encoding dodecin family protein yields the protein MPDSIYKVIELIGTSTDSWEKAAANAVEQAAKSLRDLRVAEVIKLDMQLDDKGKVEAYRAKLNVSFKFEGS from the coding sequence ATGCCCGATAGCATCTACAAGGTCATTGAACTGATCGGTACCAGCACCGACTCATGGGAGAAGGCGGCCGCCAATGCGGTCGAGCAAGCTGCTAAATCTCTCCGGGATCTTCGCGTTGCAGAGGTCATCAAGCTCGATATGCAACTGGATGACAAGGGAAAGGTCGAGGCCTATCGCGCCAAGCTCAACGTATCGTTCAAGTTCGAGGGCTCCTGA
- a CDS encoding amidase, translating to MSLCALRLTEAAAGIRDGRFSSVELVGDCLKRIDEVDHDIHAWAFLDRDHAMRQAEAADDHRKHGKAVGPLHGVPLGIKDIFDTGDMPTEFGSDLWAGRTPRRDAAAVARLRAAGAVILGKTVTTEYAYYNPGKTRNPHNTAHTPGGSSSGSAAAVAALMAPGAIGSQTNGSVIRPAAFCGVVGFKPTHGLIPRSGALELSRTLDHVGVFGRSVEDVALLAEVLVGFDQEDPDTRPVACPPFTAVAASEPPLPPRFAFVHSPVWDQAEPVTRDAFAELIEILGDASSEVELGPRFAKAVDMHGIIMEVDMAHNLRRDYERGGDRLSTRLRQAIERGRTHLAVDYCNALSGIAPLNQALDHIFDEYDAILTPAAPGAAPGIETTGNPIFCTLWTYLGVPAISLPLMSSETGLPLGVQLVGRRGNDARLLRTAHWLVRASGTRCKVPSAGAKSAPGAAKRKMR from the coding sequence ATGAGTCTCTGCGCACTGCGTCTCACCGAAGCTGCGGCCGGCATCCGCGACGGCCGGTTCAGCTCGGTGGAACTTGTCGGCGACTGCCTCAAGCGCATCGATGAGGTTGATCACGACATCCATGCGTGGGCGTTCCTCGATCGCGACCACGCGATGCGGCAGGCCGAGGCTGCCGACGATCATCGCAAGCACGGCAAGGCCGTAGGCCCGCTGCATGGCGTGCCCTTGGGCATCAAGGATATCTTCGACACTGGCGACATGCCGACGGAATTCGGATCGGACCTGTGGGCCGGACGCACGCCGCGTCGCGATGCGGCGGCCGTGGCGCGTCTGCGGGCGGCAGGAGCCGTGATCCTCGGCAAGACGGTGACCACCGAATACGCGTACTACAATCCCGGCAAGACGCGAAATCCGCACAATACGGCTCACACGCCGGGCGGATCGTCCTCGGGCTCCGCCGCGGCCGTTGCGGCGCTGATGGCACCAGGTGCCATCGGCTCGCAGACCAACGGCTCCGTGATCCGTCCTGCCGCCTTCTGTGGCGTGGTCGGCTTCAAGCCCACGCATGGCCTGATTCCGCGCAGCGGCGCGCTCGAATTGTCGCGCACGCTCGATCATGTCGGCGTGTTTGGGCGCAGCGTCGAGGACGTGGCCCTGCTCGCCGAGGTCCTGGTCGGCTTCGACCAGGAGGATCCGGACACCCGGCCCGTTGCGTGTCCGCCATTCACCGCCGTAGCGGCGAGCGAGCCGCCGTTACCGCCGCGATTTGCCTTCGTGCACTCTCCGGTCTGGGATCAGGCCGAGCCGGTGACGCGGGATGCCTTTGCCGAGCTCATCGAGATTTTGGGTGACGCGTCGAGCGAAGTCGAGCTTGGCCCTCGCTTCGCCAAGGCCGTCGATATGCATGGCATCATCATGGAAGTCGACATGGCGCACAATCTGCGGCGCGACTACGAACGAGGCGGCGACAGACTGAGCACCCGGCTGCGCCAGGCGATCGAGCGCGGCCGCACGCATCTCGCGGTGGATTATTGCAACGCACTGTCCGGGATTGCGCCGCTCAATCAGGCGCTGGACCATATCTTTGACGAATACGACGCCATCCTGACGCCCGCAGCCCCCGGCGCGGCGCCCGGAATTGAGACGACCGGCAACCCGATTTTCTGCACGCTCTGGACCTATCTCGGCGTGCCCGCCATCAGCCTGCCGTTGATGAGCTCCGAAACCGGCCTTCCGCTGGGCGTTCAGCTTGTCGGCCGCCGCGGAAACGATGCCCGCCTCTTGCGCACGGCGCACTGGCTTGTCAGGGCTAGTGGCACTCGGTGCAAGGTCCCGAGCGCCGGGGCGAAATCGGCTCCCGGTGCGGCGAAAAGGAAGATGCGATGA
- a CDS encoding TRAP transporter large permease subunit produces the protein MTDPQLGISMLIIFIFLIVLGFPIAFTLMAMGVSFGFYAYYVPGQELTSNRVFTLLVQKAFEVSSNDVLISVPVFTFMGYIIDRANILDRMFRALQLAIGGLPGSLALATMVVCALWGIASGIVGAVVVLMGLLAMPAMLRAGYDNKLASGVICAGGTLGILIPPSVMLILYAATAGISPIKLYLAAFIPGFGLTAAYLVYIMALATWKPELAPKLPKEERSAPLGTVLYEVLVSFMPLTILTFVVLAVIFAGLATPTESAAIGAFGALLLAIGYGADYSKRHNLLILRSYAVIMTAVVVWLIGVRYFGLPRLNAVPIAAAALTILVMCALLPNNAFTMDKLRESVFLTARTTAMVCWLFVGSAIFSSAFALLGGQAYIEQFVVGLGLSAWQFMLVAQLIIFLLGWPLEWTEIIIIFLPIFLPLLKQFGIDPLFFGVMVALNLQTSFLSPPVAMAPFYLKGVAPSHVTINQIFSGVMPYIWIVVAFMVLMYIFPGMALWLPNYWSRL, from the coding sequence ATGACCGATCCCCAACTCGGCATTTCGATGCTGATCATCTTCATCTTTCTGATCGTGCTGGGATTCCCGATCGCCTTTACGCTGATGGCGATGGGCGTCAGCTTCGGTTTCTACGCCTACTACGTGCCAGGCCAGGAGCTCACGTCCAATCGCGTATTTACGCTGCTGGTGCAGAAGGCCTTCGAGGTTTCGTCGAACGACGTCCTGATCTCGGTCCCGGTCTTCACCTTCATGGGCTACATCATTGACCGGGCGAATATTCTCGATCGCATGTTCCGCGCCCTCCAGCTTGCGATCGGCGGTCTGCCCGGCTCGCTTGCCCTTGCGACCATGGTGGTATGCGCCCTATGGGGCATTGCCTCCGGAATCGTCGGTGCGGTGGTCGTGTTGATGGGCCTGCTGGCGATGCCGGCAATGCTGCGCGCAGGCTATGACAACAAGCTGGCGTCGGGCGTCATCTGCGCCGGCGGCACCCTGGGCATCCTGATTCCGCCGAGCGTGATGCTGATCCTGTATGCCGCAACCGCAGGCATTTCTCCCATCAAGCTCTATCTTGCCGCCTTCATTCCCGGCTTCGGCCTGACCGCCGCCTACCTCGTCTACATCATGGCACTTGCGACGTGGAAACCGGAGCTCGCGCCGAAATTGCCGAAGGAGGAGCGTAGCGCGCCGCTTGGCACCGTGCTTTACGAAGTGCTGGTATCGTTCATGCCGCTGACGATCCTGACTTTCGTCGTGCTCGCGGTGATCTTTGCAGGACTGGCCACTCCTACCGAATCGGCGGCGATCGGCGCCTTCGGCGCGCTGCTGCTCGCGATCGGCTATGGCGCTGACTATTCCAAGCGCCACAACCTGCTCATCCTGCGCAGCTACGCCGTGATCATGACGGCCGTTGTCGTCTGGCTGATCGGCGTTCGCTACTTCGGCCTGCCGCGCTTGAACGCAGTCCCTATCGCCGCCGCGGCCCTGACGATCCTCGTCATGTGCGCGCTGCTTCCGAACAACGCGTTTACCATGGATAAACTGCGGGAGTCGGTTTTCCTCACCGCCCGCACCACGGCAATGGTCTGCTGGCTGTTCGTCGGCTCGGCGATCTTCTCCTCGGCATTCGCGTTGCTGGGAGGGCAGGCCTATATCGAGCAATTTGTCGTCGGCCTCGGCCTTTCGGCGTGGCAGTTCATGCTGGTGGCCCAGCTGATCATCTTCTTGCTTGGCTGGCCACTGGAATGGACGGAGATCATCATCATCTTCTTGCCGATCTTCCTGCCGCTCCTGAAGCAGTTCGGCATCGATCCGCTGTTCTTCGGCGTCATGGTCGCGTTGAACCTGCAGACTTCGTTCCTGTCGCCGCCGGTGGCAATGGCACCGTTCTACCTGAAGGGTGTCGCGCCATCGCACGTAACGATCAACCAGATCTTCTCGGGCGTGATGCCCTACATCTGGATCGTGGTGGCGTTCATGGTGCTCATGTACATCTTTCCGGGCATGGCGCTTTGGCTGCCGAACTACTGGTCCCGGCTATGA
- a CDS encoding TRAP transporter small permease subunit encodes MALCKRRPGTKLVGGHPDVLLAAGQARMRNFLFFIDELSTWVGKAFAWLILILSMSVTYEVFVRYALNAPTTWAFDFSYITYGGLFLMSGAYALARNNHVRCDFIYRTWAPRTQATIDLVLFVLFFLPGVLALVYAGFNYASMSVRFREVSVFSPAGIPVFPLKALIPLAGTLLLIQGVAEIIRCILCIRDGQWPQRLHDVEEMETVILHQQQYLAEHDRQAPSVRTGGSA; translated from the coding sequence GTGGCGCTGTGCAAGCGCCGCCCGGGCACCAAATTGGTTGGGGGACATCCGGATGTGCTACTCGCCGCGGGCCAAGCTCGCATGAGAAATTTCCTCTTCTTCATCGACGAACTCAGCACCTGGGTCGGCAAGGCATTCGCCTGGCTGATCCTCATTCTCAGCATGTCGGTAACCTACGAGGTCTTCGTCCGCTATGCCTTGAACGCACCCACCACATGGGCTTTCGATTTCAGCTACATCACCTATGGCGGTCTCTTCCTGATGTCGGGTGCCTATGCGCTGGCGCGCAACAATCACGTGCGCTGCGATTTCATCTACAGGACGTGGGCGCCACGCACCCAGGCGACGATCGATCTCGTTCTTTTCGTCCTGTTCTTTCTTCCGGGCGTTCTCGCGCTGGTCTATGCTGGCTTCAACTACGCCTCGATGTCGGTTCGCTTTCGCGAAGTGAGCGTCTTCAGTCCGGCTGGCATCCCGGTCTTTCCGCTCAAGGCACTGATCCCCCTCGCCGGCACGCTGCTCCTGATCCAGGGCGTCGCCGAGATCATCCGATGCATCCTTTGTATCCGCGACGGCCAATGGCCTCAGCGACTGCATGACGTCGAGGAAATGGAAACGGTCATCCTGCACCAACAGCAATATCTGGCCGAGCATGACCGGCAGGCTCCGTCCGTCCGCACAGGGGGCTCGGCATGA
- a CDS encoding TRAP transporter substrate-binding protein, translated as MSSKAEKTRSTRRKFLLTAGAAGAATVAMPQVSRAQTVALKMQGSWGKADVFNEMAEDYVKRVNEMAGGRLRIDYLVGGSVVHPFQVFDGVHGGQLDAAHTVTVYWYGKHKAASLFGTGPVFGFNANEGLGWIHNGGGKELFEELQTKIMNVNIKSFFAMPMPTQPLGWFKKPITSADDLKGLKYRTVGLAADLFQAMGASVAQLPGGEIVPAMERGVIDGFEFNNPTSDRRFGAQDVAKNYMMGSHHQATEYFEIMFNRTKFNALPKEQQAILQYAAEAVSSANEWKAMDYYSKDLQELINKDKVNVQRTPKSVFDAQIKAWDGLIAQLGSDPFMKKVMDSQKEWVRRVVYYNMNNATDYRGAFEHHFPGVLKA; from the coding sequence ATGAGCTCAAAGGCTGAGAAGACCAGATCCACTCGTCGCAAATTCTTGCTGACGGCCGGCGCGGCCGGCGCCGCCACCGTTGCCATGCCGCAAGTCAGTCGGGCGCAAACGGTGGCCCTGAAGATGCAGGGCTCGTGGGGCAAGGCCGATGTCTTCAACGAGATGGCCGAGGATTATGTGAAGCGCGTCAACGAGATGGCCGGAGGTCGGCTGCGCATCGACTATCTCGTCGGCGGTTCGGTCGTGCACCCGTTCCAGGTCTTCGATGGCGTTCATGGCGGCCAGCTCGACGCTGCACACACGGTCACTGTCTACTGGTACGGCAAGCACAAGGCCGCCTCGCTGTTCGGTACCGGCCCGGTGTTCGGCTTCAACGCCAACGAAGGCCTCGGCTGGATCCACAACGGCGGAGGCAAGGAGCTGTTCGAGGAGCTCCAGACCAAGATCATGAACGTCAACATCAAGAGCTTCTTCGCCATGCCGATGCCGACCCAGCCGCTCGGCTGGTTCAAGAAGCCCATCACCAGCGCCGATGACCTCAAGGGTTTGAAGTATCGCACGGTGGGCCTGGCCGCCGACCTCTTCCAGGCGATGGGTGCATCCGTCGCGCAGCTGCCCGGTGGCGAGATCGTGCCCGCGATGGAGCGTGGCGTGATCGACGGGTTCGAGTTCAACAATCCGACCTCCGACCGGCGCTTCGGCGCGCAGGATGTCGCCAAGAACTACATGATGGGCAGCCATCATCAGGCGACCGAATATTTCGAGATCATGTTCAACCGGACGAAGTTCAACGCGCTGCCGAAAGAACAGCAGGCGATCCTGCAATACGCCGCCGAAGCCGTGTCCTCCGCCAACGAATGGAAAGCCATGGATTACTATTCGAAGGACCTGCAGGAGCTGATCAACAAAGACAAGGTCAACGTCCAGCGGACGCCGAAGTCGGTGTTCGACGCCCAGATCAAGGCGTGGGACGGTCTGATCGCCCAGCTCGGCTCGGATCCGTTCATGAAGAAGGTCATGGACTCGCAGAAGGAATGGGTGCGCCGCGTGGTCTACTACAACATGAACAACGCGACGGACTACCGCGGCGCCTTCGAGCATCACTTCCCGGGGGTTCTCAAGGCGTGA
- a CDS encoding H-NS family nucleoid-associated regulatory protein yields the protein MNAAQFNSLSLDELWIVHQQVTASLTEKILVQKARLEERLHKIGLANETIRFDRKRRPYPPVRPKYRNPNNPAETWSGRGRPPRWLQPQLRCGRKLDDFLIERSSLKGGRRI from the coding sequence ATGAATGCCGCGCAATTCAACTCGCTCTCGCTTGACGAGCTCTGGATAGTTCACCAGCAGGTTACGGCCAGCCTTACTGAGAAAATCCTGGTGCAAAAAGCACGATTGGAGGAACGGCTCCACAAGATTGGACTCGCCAACGAGACCATACGGTTCGATCGTAAGCGTCGTCCCTACCCGCCGGTCCGGCCCAAATATCGTAATCCGAACAACCCCGCAGAAACGTGGTCGGGTCGCGGTAGGCCACCTCGCTGGCTGCAACCGCAGCTTCGATGCGGCCGGAAATTAGACGACTTCTTGATCGAGCGGTCTTCGCTCAAAGGCGGCAGACGAATTTAG
- a CDS encoding PilZ domain-containing protein, whose product MIERRAMKRIAINRAARLSFGEIIGTHPCMVRDISALGACISTPYYIFANEFALSFDSHSGIFVCRVVWRKETLCGVRFLLRHCSPNLENDSSITALAARLGPRMVCGNGPVSAHL is encoded by the coding sequence ATGATCGAACGTCGTGCAATGAAGCGGATAGCGATCAACCGGGCGGCGCGGCTGTCATTCGGTGAAATCATTGGGACTCATCCCTGCATGGTGCGGGACATCAGCGCCTTGGGAGCCTGCATCTCCACGCCGTACTACATATTCGCGAACGAATTTGCGCTGTCGTTCGACAGTCACTCCGGGATATTCGTCTGTCGCGTTGTGTGGAGGAAGGAGACGCTTTGCGGGGTCCGCTTTCTTCTGCGACACTGCTCGCCGAACTTAGAGAATGATTCCAGCATCACTGCACTCGCAGCGCGACTTGGCCCCCGGATGGTGTGCGGCAATGGGCCCGTTTCCGCTCACCTTTAG
- a CDS encoding amidohydrolase family protein, with translation MPALSRRDFLALSTSAAAVGLAAPARGTMGPNDKYDLVIRGGEVLDPSQSLRARRDIGIRWGVIEAVQETIPAERALKSIDASGKLVMPGLIDLHCHVYPYGSAIGIPADELVQFQGTTTVVSAGDAGVNNLAALRRFIVAQTRARMYAFVHIANNGLSAFPVAELYNIDTAQTEACAMALAENSDFLLGVKVRMSENVIFKHGLEPLKRGIQACEMCGWPAKMMVHIGGVESKELMSQILDLMRPGDVLTHAYSGAPNMSSVFTNIVQDGKLLPAALAAKQRGVLFDVGHGGGSFDFTVAEVAIPGGCAPDTISSDIHVFSGNSPGIPFLPNVMSKFMLLGFTLEQVVAMATTAPAKIINRAPKIGTLQVGAPADVAIMELVEGPVSFVDTRNNRREGKAQLKPIQTVINGVPFGRPYQAPFSVR, from the coding sequence ATGCCTGCGTTGTCACGCCGCGATTTCCTGGCACTCTCGACATCAGCCGCAGCCGTCGGGCTCGCCGCGCCCGCGCGCGGGACGATGGGGCCGAACGACAAGTACGACCTGGTGATCCGCGGCGGCGAGGTGCTCGACCCGAGCCAGTCGCTGCGCGCCAGGCGCGATATCGGCATCCGCTGGGGCGTGATCGAGGCCGTCCAGGAGACGATCCCCGCCGAGCGCGCGTTGAAGAGCATCGACGCCTCGGGCAAGCTCGTGATGCCCGGCCTGATCGATCTGCATTGTCACGTCTATCCCTACGGCTCGGCCATCGGCATTCCCGCCGACGAGCTGGTCCAGTTCCAGGGCACGACGACCGTCGTGTCGGCGGGCGATGCCGGCGTCAACAATCTGGCGGCGTTGCGCCGTTTCATCGTGGCCCAGACGCGGGCTCGGATGTACGCCTTCGTCCACATCGCCAATAACGGCCTGTCCGCGTTCCCCGTCGCCGAGCTCTACAACATCGACACCGCGCAGACCGAAGCCTGCGCGATGGCGCTGGCCGAGAATTCGGACTTCCTCCTCGGGGTCAAAGTGCGCATGTCGGAAAACGTGATCTTCAAGCACGGGCTCGAGCCGCTCAAGCGCGGCATCCAGGCCTGCGAGATGTGCGGCTGGCCGGCGAAGATGATGGTGCATATCGGCGGCGTCGAGTCCAAGGAGCTGATGTCGCAGATCCTCGACCTGATGCGCCCGGGCGACGTGCTGACGCACGCCTATTCGGGTGCCCCGAACATGTCGAGCGTCTTCACGAATATCGTCCAGGACGGCAAGCTGCTGCCTGCGGCCCTGGCAGCCAAGCAGCGTGGCGTGCTGTTCGACGTCGGACATGGCGGCGGCAGCTTCGATTTCACCGTGGCGGAAGTGGCGATCCCCGGCGGATGCGCTCCTGATACCATCTCGTCCGATATCCACGTCTTCTCCGGCAATTCGCCGGGCATTCCCTTCCTGCCCAACGTGATGAGCAAGTTCATGCTGCTTGGCTTCACGCTGGAGCAGGTCGTCGCAATGGCGACGACGGCGCCGGCGAAGATCATCAATCGCGCGCCGAAGATCGGAACGCTGCAGGTCGGTGCGCCCGCCGACGTCGCGATCATGGAGCTGGTGGAGGGACCGGTCAGCTTCGTCGACACGCGCAACAACAGGAGGGAAGGGAAAGCCCAGCTCAAGCCGATCCAGACCGTCATCAACGGCGTGCCCTTCGGGCGGCCTTATCAGGCGCCGTTCTCGGTGAGATAG
- the pyrF gene encoding orotidine-5'-phosphate decarboxylase — protein MRRGNAPALEGLGCDGYSIADRLCVAKWVEEDGMRAEAWTDIVQANASSYGGIVVGIDPYLPDVPAAFESEGGRLDWLPRYLDFVLDRTIGRVGFVKFQSAYFEAYGLAGLNALSLAMKRARSAGMGVILDAKRGDIGSTAAAYGRAYLTPGTAGGSGDFEADCLTVNPMMGPDTLEPFLDCVRRYGKGLFVLCRTSNPGAGWLQDRMTGNRFISDRLADLIATVGKDCNQGARLNPVGAVIGATVPQEGKRLRSLLPNAIILAPGLGPQGGDVTALNALRGSHPGDLLVPVSRGLLRVDDRSIALDEYEQLIKERLELFKAVIAAPSKLSATG, from the coding sequence ATGCGCCGCGGCAACGCGCCGGCGCTCGAAGGTCTCGGCTGCGATGGATACTCAATCGCTGATCGGCTATGTGTTGCCAAATGGGTGGAGGAAGACGGAATGCGAGCCGAGGCGTGGACTGACATCGTTCAAGCGAATGCGTCGAGCTACGGGGGCATCGTCGTAGGCATTGATCCATATCTGCCAGATGTTCCCGCGGCTTTCGAGAGCGAGGGCGGGCGCCTCGATTGGCTGCCCCGATACCTTGATTTCGTCCTGGACCGGACCATTGGTCGGGTCGGCTTCGTGAAATTCCAATCTGCCTACTTCGAGGCATATGGCCTTGCAGGGCTCAATGCCTTGTCGTTGGCAATGAAGCGGGCTCGGAGTGCGGGTATGGGCGTGATTCTTGATGCGAAGCGCGGTGATATCGGATCGACCGCCGCGGCGTATGGGCGAGCCTACCTCACGCCTGGGACTGCTGGTGGCAGCGGCGACTTTGAGGCGGATTGCCTAACCGTTAATCCGATGATGGGACCAGACACTTTGGAGCCATTCCTCGATTGTGTTCGCAGGTATGGCAAGGGCTTGTTCGTCCTCTGCCGTACCTCGAATCCCGGTGCAGGCTGGTTACAAGACCGGATGACGGGAAACCGTTTTATTTCCGATCGGCTCGCTGACTTGATCGCGACTGTCGGCAAGGATTGCAATCAGGGGGCGCGCCTCAATCCGGTCGGGGCCGTGATAGGCGCGACAGTTCCACAAGAAGGAAAGCGGCTTCGTAGCCTGCTGCCGAACGCCATCATTCTAGCTCCAGGGCTCGGGCCGCAGGGAGGAGATGTGACAGCATTGAATGCATTGCGGGGCTCTCATCCGGGAGATCTTCTAGTACCGGTCTCTCGTGGTCTGCTTCGGGTGGACGATCGGTCTATTGCACTGGACGAATACGAACAACTCATCAAAGAACGTCTTGAGCTGTTCAAGGCCGTGATCGCGGCTCCATCGAAGCTTAGTGCAACGGGTTGA
- a CDS encoding ABC-F family ATP-binding cassette domain-containing protein, with protein MIRLDNVSKQAGHQILFIEASAALNKGEKIGLVGPNGAGKSTLFRMIAGEELPDEGQVSTDRGITIGYFNQDVGEMSGRSAVAEVMNGAGPVSEVAAELRALEADMADPDKADQMDEIIARYGEVQHRFEELDGYALDGRAREALSGLGFSQEMMDGDVGKLSGGWKMRVALARILLMRPDVMLLDEPSNHLDLESLIWLEKFLHDYEGTLLMTSHDREFINRVISKVIEIDSGSLTTYTGDYEFYEQQRAQNEKQQQAQFERQQAMLAKEIKFIERFKARASHAAQVQSRVKKLDKIERVEPPRRRQSVAFDFLPAPRSGEDVVALKNVHKGYGSKRIYDGLDFMIRRRERWCVMGVNGAGKSTLLKLVAGASEPDQGTVALGGSVKMGYFAQHAMDLLDGERTVFQSLEDAFPTAGQGSLRALAGCFGFSGDDVEKRCRVLSGGEKARLVMAKMLFDPPNFLVLDEPTNHLDLATKEMLINALADFEGTMLFVSHDRHFLATLSNRVLELTPEGIHQYGGGYTEYVARTGQEAPGLRS; from the coding sequence ATGATCCGCCTCGACAACGTCAGCAAGCAAGCCGGCCACCAAATCCTGTTCATCGAAGCCTCCGCGGCCCTCAACAAGGGGGAGAAGATCGGTCTCGTCGGACCGAACGGCGCCGGCAAGAGCACGCTGTTCCGGATGATCGCCGGCGAGGAACTGCCCGACGAGGGGCAGGTCTCGACCGATCGCGGCATCACCATCGGCTATTTCAACCAGGACGTCGGCGAGATGTCCGGCCGCAGCGCGGTGGCCGAGGTGATGAACGGAGCTGGTCCCGTCAGCGAGGTCGCGGCCGAGCTGCGCGCGCTCGAGGCCGATATGGCCGACCCCGACAAGGCCGACCAGATGGACGAGATCATCGCCCGCTATGGCGAGGTGCAGCACCGGTTCGAGGAGCTGGACGGCTATGCGCTCGACGGCCGCGCGCGCGAAGCGCTCTCCGGCCTCGGCTTCAGCCAGGAGATGATGGACGGGGACGTCGGCAAACTCTCCGGCGGCTGGAAGATGCGCGTGGCGCTGGCGCGTATTCTCCTGATGCGCCCCGACGTCATGCTGCTCGACGAGCCGAGCAACCATCTCGACCTCGAAAGCCTGATCTGGCTGGAAAAATTCCTGCACGATTACGAAGGCACGCTGCTGATGACCTCGCACGACCGCGAGTTCATCAACCGCGTGATCTCCAAGGTGATCGAGATCGATTCCGGCTCGCTCACCACCTACACCGGCGATTACGAATTCTACGAGCAGCAGCGGGCGCAGAACGAGAAGCAGCAGCAGGCGCAGTTCGAGCGCCAGCAGGCCATGCTCGCCAAGGAGATCAAGTTCATCGAGCGCTTCAAGGCGCGCGCCTCGCATGCGGCGCAGGTGCAGAGCCGGGTCAAGAAGCTCGACAAGATCGAGCGCGTCGAGCCGCCGCGGCGCCGCCAGAGCGTCGCGTTCGACTTCCTGCCGGCGCCGCGCTCGGGCGAGGACGTCGTCGCGCTCAAGAACGTGCACAAGGGCTATGGCTCAAAGCGCATCTATGACGGGCTCGACTTCATGATCCGCCGTCGGGAGCGCTGGTGCGTGATGGGCGTCAACGGCGCCGGCAAGTCGACGCTGCTCAAGCTGGTGGCCGGCGCGAGCGAGCCGGACCAGGGCACGGTGGCGCTCGGAGGCAGCGTCAAGATGGGCTATTTCGCCCAGCATGCGATGGATCTGCTCGACGGCGAGCGCACCGTGTTCCAGTCGCTGGAGGACGCGTTTCCGACCGCGGGGCAGGGCTCCTTGCGTGCGCTCGCCGGCTGCTTCGGCTTCTCCGGCGACGATGTCGAGAAGCGCTGCCGCGTGCTCTCGGGCGGCGAGAAGGCGCGCCTCGTCATGGCCAAGATGCTGTTCGATCCGCCGAACTTCCTGGTGCTGGACGAGCCCACCAACCATCTCGACCTCGCCACCAAGGAAATGCTGATCAACGCGCTGGCGGATTTCGAGGGCACCATGCTGTTCGTCTCCCACGACCGGCATTTTTTGGCGACGCTGTCGAACCGCGTGCTGGAGCTGACGCCGGAGGGCATCCACCAATATGGCGGCGGCTACACCGAATATGTCGCGCGCACCGGGCAGGAGGCTCCGGGGTTGCGGAGCTAG